Within the [Enterobacter] lignolyticus SCF1 genome, the region GCACGTCGGTTTTCACCGTAATCAGTTTCCCCTGGCCACTGGCCGGTACGCCCTGGTCGGCGGCGCTACCCGCTGCGGTGGTCGTAGTCTGCGTGGTCTGCTGCTGGGGCTGAGGATTTTTATCCTGCTCCCATGCCTGCCAGATCATGAAAGACACGAACAACAAAGCGATGATAAGAAGATTGCGTTGCGAATCCATCGTTAGTGTTCTCTGGTATTAGAAGGTCCTGGTGGGACGGGGTCGTCACCACCCGGGTGTAAAGGGTGGCATTTTAATACGCGTTTCACCGTCAACCAACTGCCTTTTATCACTCCAAACCTGCGCAATGCCTCAATTCCGTATTGAGAACAGGTTGGCGTGAAACGGCAATGCGGCCCGAGAAGCGGACTAATCAGGCGTTGATAGACCCTGATAAGGGCTATCAGGACCCGCGAGCCA harbors:
- the yidD gene encoding membrane protein insertion efficiency factor YidD, with the protein product MAPSLSPGSRVLIALIRVYQRLISPLLGPHCRFTPTCSQYGIEALRRFGVIKGSWLTVKRVLKCHPLHPGGDDPVPPGPSNTREH